ATTTCTATCGGCTGCCGGTTCTATCCCGCCAGATTGGATAGCCCAAATATCCTGTATTTTCATGGCAACGGCGAAACGGCCCCGGATTATGACTACATTGCCCCGGTATACGCGGAGAGGGGACTCAACCTGTTTGTGACCGATTATCGAGGCTACGGCATGAGCGGCGGAAGCCCTGCCTGCAGTAGCATGATCAAGGATGCACACCCTGTCCTTCATGGATTTACCGCTTTTTTGTCTGACCTGGGTTATACCGGAGACCTTTACGTCATGGGACGGTCCCTGGGAAGCGCCCCGGCCATCGAACTGGCCTATCATTACCAGCAGCGATTTAAAGGACTTATCGTGGAGAGCGGTTTTGCGAGCGCACGGAACCAGCTTATGCGATTGGGCGTGTCTCACCTTTTCAGAGATGTAAAAGAACCTGTCGGGTTCGGCAATGACCTGAAGATAAAAGAAATAGCTATTCCCACGTTGATCATCCACGGGGAATGGGATGAGATCATACCGGCTGA
This genomic window from Syntrophorhabdaceae bacterium contains:
- a CDS encoding alpha/beta fold hydrolase, producing MAIDFENGLVQYDHPEILYRLFFPRRESVDNRERPKAMNHFVAVAQDISIGCRFYPARLDSPNILYFHGNGETAPDYDYIAPVYAERGLNLFVTDYRGYGMSGGSPACSSMIKDAHPVLHGFTAFLSDLGYTGDLYVMGRSLGSAPAIELAYHYQQRFKGLIVESGFASARNQLMRLGVSHLFRDVKEPVGFGNDLKIKEIAIPTLIIHGEWDEIIPA